The sequence GCGCACGACGAGAACGAGGATGATCGGCGGTCTGACCGCCGCGGTGGCGGTGCTGGCCGGCTTCGGCGCCACGGGGGCCGTCGCGGCGCCTCCCGACACCGCCGGACCGCGGTACACCGCGGGATCGGACGGGGCGGGCGACCCGTACTTCCCCTTCTCCGGCAACGGCGGCTACGACGTGCAGCACTACGATCTCGCGCTGACGTACACGCCCCCCGCCGTGGCCCCCGCACCGCTCCAGGGCAGCCTCTCGGGTGTGGCGACGATCGACCTCGTCGCGACGCAGGACCTCGACCGGTTCAGCCTCGATCTGCGCGGGATGGACGTGACGGCGGTGACGGTGGGCGGCAAGCCCGCCGCCGAGGTCGGCGTGCCGGCCGGCGGGGCCGAGGTGCAGGGCGCGGCGTACTGGCAGCAGCAGGACGACGCCGCCCGCCGGTGGGAGCTCACCGTGCAGCCACGTCCGAAGATCAAGTCGGGTCAGACCGTGCAGGTGGTCGTCGAGTACAGCGGCACGACCGTGCGCCCTCTCGACGTCGAGGGCGCCCTCTACGGCTGGGTCACCACCAGGGACGGTGCGATCGTGGTCAGCGAGCCCGAAGGCTCGATGACGTGGTACCCGGTGAGCGACCATCCGACCGACAAGGCGACCTACCGGTTCGCAATCACCGTGCCCGAGGGCAAGGTCGCGGTGGCCAACGGCCTGCCGTACAAGCCCGCCGAGACCGCCGGCGGCTTGACCACCTGGTTCTGGGATGCCCCCGACCAGCAGGCGAGCTACCTCACGACGGCATCCGTCGGGGACTTCGAGCTGCGGCCCACCTACACCTCGTCCAGCGGCGTGCCCATCATCGACGCCGTCGACACGAAGCTCACGGCGAACCAGCTCAACACCTCGAACGCGAGCCTGGCGCTGCAGCCCGCCATGATCGACTTCTTCGAGTCACGGTTCGGGTCGTACCCGTTCGTCGCGTACGGGGCGATCGTCGACAACGACAGCGTGGGCTACGCCCTCGAGACGCAGACGCGCCCCGTCTACTCGGGCTCCGCGGGGCAGAACACCGTCGCCCACGAGCTCGCGCACCAGTGGTTCGGCAACGCCGTCAGCCCGCACCGGTGGCAGGACATCTGGCTGAACGAGGGATGGGCGACGTACGCGAGCTGGCTCTGGACCGAGCACCGCGGCGGGAACACGGCGCAGCAGGCCTACAACACCTGGTACGCGCCCCCGCGCAACACCGCCTACTGGTCGTTCCAGATCGGCGACCCGGGCCACCTCGGCCTGTTCGCGACGCAGGTGTACAACCGCGGAGCAGCCACCCTGCACGCGCTGCGCGTCGAGGTGGGCGACGAGGCGTTCTTCGAGGGTGCGCGGCTCTGGGTGGAGCGCTTCGACGACGGCACCGCGACGAGCGCCGACTTCCAGGCCGTCTACGAAGAGGTGTCGGGCGAGGACCTCGACGAGTTCTTCCAGATCTGGCTCTGGGACCAGGTCAAGCCGCCCGCCACCTGGACGCTGTGACGCACACGCGCCAGGACCGGCCCATTGCGGCGGCGGCGACCCCAGACGTCGCCGCCGCCGAAGGCGTGTAACCCCAGGTCCACGGGCGGAGCCCATCGGGAACGGGCTCCGGGCGGCACCCCAGCCGGCCGCCCACAACGCACCGTAGCGAGCGCCGCCGCACGGTGTCACGCGCTCGGCGCGGATTGAGGACTTAAGTCCGCATCAATCGCGGTTGAGGAAACGGATGACCGCCTGCACGCGCCGGTGCGCATCCGCATCCGGGGGCAGGCCCAGGGCGTCGTAGATGCGTGAGACGTGCTGCACGACCGCCTTCTCGGTGAGGAACAGCTTTCCCGCGATGCTCGCGTTGCTGCGCCCTTCCGCCACGAGCGAGAGCACCTCCTGCTGCCGGGTCGTCAGTCCTCCCACGGCGGCCTCGGAGTGCCGCGCCCGCCCCACCATGACGGCGACGACATCGGGATCGAGAGCTGTGCCCCCGCTGGCGACGCGCTCGAGGTCCTCCAGGAACGTCCCGATGTCGGCGATCCGCTGCTTGAGGAGGTAGCCCACCCGCTCCTCCCCCTCGGCGAGCAGGTCCTTCGCGTACCGCCGCTGGACGTGCTGCGACAGCACCACGACCGCGGTGCCGGGATGCTCGCGGCGGATCCGCAGCGCGGCCTCGAGCCCTTCGTCGGTGCGGGTCGGCGGCATGCGGATGTCGGTGACCACGAGGTCCGGGTGCTCGCGGGCGACGGCAACCGTCATCGCCTCGGCGTCCCCCACGGCGGCGACCACATCGTGGCCGCCTTCGCGCAGCACGAGTTCGAGACCCCGGCGGATGAGCGCCTCGTCCTCGGCGATGATCACGCGCATGGCACCTCCGCTCGCAGGCGGGTGCCCTTGCCCCGCGGACTCGAGATGCGGATCGTCCCGCCGATCGCCTCGACGCGGTCGGCGAGGCCGCGCAGGCCCGAGCCCGCACCCAGGGAGGCGCCGCCCACGCCGTCGTCCTCGACCTCGAGGTGCACGTGGCCGTCCTCGACGGCGAGGCGCACCCGGGCGAGCGTGGCGTGCGCGTGCTTGACGACGTTCGCGAGCGCCTCGGTGAGGACGAAGTACGTGGTGGCCTCGACGAGATCCGGGATCGCGCCGTCCTCGACGTCCGACTCGAACTGCGTCGGGATCGGCATCCGGTCGGCGAGGTCCTCCGCCGCCGTCGCCAGCCCCCGCTCGATCAGCGCGGCCGGCACGAGGTCGCGCACGAGCGTGCGCACGTCGGCGGCGGCGGCGTCGATGTCGACGCGCAGGCGAGTCGCGCGCTCGTGGACCGTCTCGGACGGGGCGGTGGCGAGCTGCTGCGCCTCGAGCGCGAGCAGCACGAGCCGTACCTGCAGCCCGTCGTGCAGGTCGCGGGCGATGCGACGCCGCTCGCGATCGGCCGCCTCGACGATCCGCTCGCGCGACTGCATCAGCGCGCGCTGGCTCGCCCGGAGCTCGGCGGTGAGCCTCGACCGCTCGACCTCGATGGCAACGATCCGCCCGGCCTTGCGCACCAGGTCGCGGTCGGCGAGCAGTGCGGCGTCGTAGCCGATGGCGCCGATCGTCCGGCCGTCGATCACGATCGTCTCCCAGCCGCGCCGGCTGTCGGCGGGCCGGGCCGGCGCCGCGCGCTCGTCGGCGTCGAGGAACTCGCCGCGATCGTCGGCCCAGAAGTAGAGGCGCAGCGACGGATCGCCCAGCGCGTGCGCGAGCGCCGTCGTCAGCGGCTCCTTCGAGGCGCCCGCCGCACCCAGCCAGGTGCCGAGCTCCTCGAGCTCCCCGGTTCGCGCGAAACCGCCCCACAGCGTGCCCAGCGCGAACGCGATCGGGATGCCGGCGAGCACCGCGAACTGGAGGTAACCGCGAACGAACGGGTGCACCAGGAACACCCGGTCCAGCGCCACCGCGATGAGCGGCATGAACAGCACCGCGAAGATGCCGTACGAGAACAGGGGGATGAGCACGCGCCGGTGCGCGGCATCCGCACGGCGCAGCCTGCCCCACAGCACCACCGCCACCACGACGCTGAACACGGTGGCGACGATCGTCTGGAACAGGCTGAAGAATGCGGCGGTACCGGGGAGGTCGGCCACGGCGAACGGCGGGAAGGGGCCCTCGGGGTCGAGCAGGTAGCCGGGCGCCTGGAGCACGAGCGCGATGACGTACGCCAGCACCACGAGGACCCGCGACAGCCGGTCCGGCAGCCGCCCGGTCGGGAACGCCAGCAGCAGATGAATGACCGCCGCCACGACGATCGTGGCGCACACCGCGCCGAGACCGACCAGCAGCTCCACACCGGTGTTCTGCAGGCTGCCGAGGTACAGCGCGAGCCCCGCCACCACGATGAGGAACCCCATGCCGTTGCTCGGGCGGCGCCGCCACGCGATGAGCCC comes from Microbacterium cremeum and encodes:
- a CDS encoding sensor histidine kinase, with amino-acid sequence MTAAPRVRSALSRSLDRALALISLLALMLVVVEVALLPLAGPAGPLLLMLPLIFAIYVVAGLIAWRRRPSNGMGFLIVVAGLALYLGSLQNTGVELLVGLGAVCATIVVAAVIHLLLAFPTGRLPDRLSRVLVVLAYVIALVLQAPGYLLDPEGPFPPFAVADLPGTAAFFSLFQTIVATVFSVVVAVVLWGRLRRADAAHRRVLIPLFSYGIFAVLFMPLIAVALDRVFLVHPFVRGYLQFAVLAGIPIAFALGTLWGGFARTGELEELGTWLGAAGASKEPLTTALAHALGDPSLRLYFWADDRGEFLDADERAAPARPADSRRGWETIVIDGRTIGAIGYDAALLADRDLVRKAGRIVAIEVERSRLTAELRASQRALMQSRERIVEAADRERRRIARDLHDGLQVRLVLLALEAQQLATAPSETVHERATRLRVDIDAAAADVRTLVRDLVPAALIERGLATAAEDLADRMPIPTQFESDVEDGAIPDLVEATTYFVLTEALANVVKHAHATLARVRLAVEDGHVHLEVEDDGVGGASLGAGSGLRGLADRVEAIGGTIRISSPRGKGTRLRAEVPCA
- a CDS encoding M1 family metallopeptidase, coding for MRTTRTRMIGGLTAAVAVLAGFGATGAVAAPPDTAGPRYTAGSDGAGDPYFPFSGNGGYDVQHYDLALTYTPPAVAPAPLQGSLSGVATIDLVATQDLDRFSLDLRGMDVTAVTVGGKPAAEVGVPAGGAEVQGAAYWQQQDDAARRWELTVQPRPKIKSGQTVQVVVEYSGTTVRPLDVEGALYGWVTTRDGAIVVSEPEGSMTWYPVSDHPTDKATYRFAITVPEGKVAVANGLPYKPAETAGGLTTWFWDAPDQQASYLTTASVGDFELRPTYTSSSGVPIIDAVDTKLTANQLNTSNASLALQPAMIDFFESRFGSYPFVAYGAIVDNDSVGYALETQTRPVYSGSAGQNTVAHELAHQWFGNAVSPHRWQDIWLNEGWATYASWLWTEHRGGNTAQQAYNTWYAPPRNTAYWSFQIGDPGHLGLFATQVYNRGAATLHALRVEVGDEAFFEGARLWVERFDDGTATSADFQAVYEEVSGEDLDEFFQIWLWDQVKPPATWTL
- a CDS encoding response regulator transcription factor, with translation MRVIIAEDEALIRRGLELVLREGGHDVVAAVGDAEAMTVAVAREHPDLVVTDIRMPPTRTDEGLEAALRIRREHPGTAVVVLSQHVQRRYAKDLLAEGEERVGYLLKQRIADIGTFLEDLERVASGGTALDPDVVAVMVGRARHSEAAVGGLTTRQQEVLSLVAEGRSNASIAGKLFLTEKAVVQHVSRIYDALGLPPDADAHRRVQAVIRFLNRD